The window CAAACTGGAGTAAAATAAAAGAAAAATATAATGAACGATTCTACAGAATGTGGAAATATTTTTTACTCTCATCCGCCGGTTCGTTTAGAGCAAGACGAGACCAGCTTTGGCAAATTGTATTATCTAAGAATGGAATTTTAGGCGGTTATAAATCGTCAAGATAAAAACATTTGACAAGTTAAATAATTAAGAAAATGCGAGTCGGTATTTCAAAATTAGGATTGGCGCTTGGCGGTGGCGGGGCAAGGGGTTTAGCTCACATCGGAGTTCTAAAAATTCTTGAGTCTGAGGGAATTAAAATTAATTACATCACCGGATGCAGTATGGGCGCAATTGTGGGCGGGTTATATTAGATGCGATTGAACATCCCAAATTTATCCAACTCGGAATTGAAAAATTAAATAAAAATGCTAAGAGGTTCGATAAAAATTATTTTGAACAATTTTTTGATTATATCGGAAAACGGATTCAGGCACTAAAATCTTTAAGACGGCTTTCATATTTTGACGAGCATCTTACAAAGGAGATATACGAGATAATTCCCGATGTGCCAATCGAAAGTATGAATATAAAATATTCTGCAATTGCTACTGATTTACTTTCCGGAGAAGAAATTAATTTTACTAAAGGAAGCTTACGCAGTGCGATTCGTGCAAGCTCTGCTATTCCGGGACTTTTCCCACCAGTTAAGTATCAAAGTTATTTTCTTGTAGATGGGAGTGCATCTGAGAGCGTCCCCGTTGGTAAAGTTAGAGAAATCGGTGCCGACAGAGTACTGGCTGTAAATGTTACCCGCAACTTAAAGGTGGTTGAATTGCCTGAAAATATTTTTAATATCCTTTACAGAACTGAAGATATTACTTCTTTCCATCTCTCTGTATTAAGATTAAGGGAAGCTGATTTAATTATCCGCCCTCAGGTAGAGGAACACTCCTGGACTGATTTTGATAAGGCGAAAGAAATAATCACAGAGGGAGAAATCGTTACAAAAAAAAATATAAATAGAATTAAAAAGTTAGTCAGCCGAAATTCATACTTGTTAGAGATTGAGCATTACATCAAAAAATTAAAAGGCGATGCTTAACGAACCCTTACAGCCGTGCGCTCCTCTGGTCGAAGTACAGGTTTTCATTATGCTTGTTAATGTGGTTCCTTGGTTGGATAAAAAAAATACCTCGAAAACAGCCTATACTCTAAAAATAAAATAATTAAAGATTTTTCATAAAAATTTTTCTGCAACGAACCCCAAATGTAAGGATATATATATGAGTTCGATTGAAATAAACAGAATGCTGTATCTAAGCAGTGACAGGGCGGATCCCTATTAGTTTTAGCAGCCCTCAGTTTATTTTCTGAGTCTTCGGGAGGACTCAGATTTTTTTATACTTCAAATAGAGATGAGAGCTTTCTTTCCGCTAATAATAATTGATTGATGAATTTCGATAGATTTTTTGATCAATAAAGCAGTTATCACTTTATCAACTTCTTCTGCAGTAGCAACTCCGTTCAAGAGTCGCCGTATTTGTGGGCGCGTAATTACTTTGCCGCTTCGGATGAGAGCTAAAACGATTTCTTTTATGGCTATCTCTCTGCGGATTTTCAACGCTCTTCGAATGGCAATTTTATCCCAATCAACAACTGCCTGCCATACCACACCTTCGTCAGTTTGAAAGCCAACGCGTGTTATCCATAACCTCTCCCATAAATTCGATAACGCCTCGTCCAAAAGTTTGCGTCCCTTCTTGCCCGATAATCCGAACAAAAACATCATAGACTTACGTGAGATTGGGGCTTGCTGTAAAATTGCTTCGTATAAATCTCTCTCAAATTTCGTGTACTTTTTTATGGAGAGTTGTTTGTAAACTGCGTTCTTTGCACTCCGTTCCAAAATAAGTGCGAGATAATTTGTAAAAAACTTCTTCGACACGAAAGCATTCACCCCGTTAAAGGAAATGATATCGAAAGTATCTTTATTCTTTCTTATATCGTTAAGAAGTTCATTTGAAAATATTTCTTTTTCACTTTTTATTCCGAATAAATCGCGCAAATCCGGGATTGTCAAACGGTTGTATGGTTTGAAGAAAATTATTTCAGTTTTCTTCATCAAACCCGTTAAGCTTTTAATAAAAAATTTACTCGTTACCGGTGATGGAGACATAATTAAATTATTTTAAAAAAAGTGTTGCTTAATTCTTGGCTGTCGCAGATGCTGTTTTTTCGTGAGCAACAAATTTGTTATAAATCCACATTAGAATAGCAGCCAACGTACCAACACCGGCAAGTATCAGCCAGATCATATCGGGTGTACCGGCTTCTTTTGCAAACACCTTGTAAATGTAACCGCCGAATGTTCCGCCGAACACCCAGCCCATTGCTATCGGTAAAAATGCGTAACCTTGGAAAAGTCCGATTTGTCCTTTGGGTGCAAGGTTTGCAATGTATTCATAATATCGTGGTGCTTGCATCATCTCACCTATTGCAAAGATTACAAGCGCAGGAACAATAACCCATAAAGTTGGATTCATATAAATTATTATCCACGTTAAAGCTGATAGTGCGAACCCCGTTGAAATTGCAGTGATAGGAGAAAGCTTGAATGTTAAGCGATTGACTAATACTTGAAGGAAGATTATACTCCATGCGCCTGTTGATTCAACAAGCTCGAAGGGTACATCTTTCGAAATGAAATCTCGTATAAAGTACGGAATGATGATAAAAATTTGCCAGAACATTATCCAGTACAAAGAGAAGATAAGTAAGAAAGTAATGAAGCGGAAGTTTTTAAGTACATAAATCAGATTAGAAATTTTTTCTTTGAGTAAGCCACCGGGTGCGTCTTCAGCTCCGCCCGGTTCTTTGAAAAATATTAATGTACTTACAAACATAAGAGCACAGGAAATTGCTGAAACTAAATATACATAGCTGATCCCGATACTGTCACGAACTAAATATGCGATTAATGGTCCAAGCGCACCACCGACATTCACAAGCATATAATAAATTGCATAACCGAGCGACTTTGATTCAGAAGTCGTGGTTTTGGATACCGTACCTAAAACTGCAGGTTTAATAAATGAACCACCAATAGCTGTGAAAATTAAAATGGCTGATAAAGTCCAGAAGAGATGTTCTTTCGCAATCAAATCGGAGAACGGCGGAATACCCGTTGCACCGATTAAGAAATAACCGATGGCTAAAACAAAGAAAGCAAAGGTGAACGATTTTCGGAATCCGAATTTATCAGCTAAAGCGCCCGCAAAAATTGGCAGGAAATAAATTAACCCGCCAAATATCGAAGAAAGTTTTCCGGCTTGAAATTCATCGAAGTGAAGATGGTCTCGTAAGAATATACTTAAGACTGCCGCCTGACCATAGTAAGCGAGCCGCTCAAATAATTCCATAATATTTGCTACCCAGAACTGTTTCTGAAAACCTGTCTTTAAAAAATCAATTTGTTTTGCAATATCCACATTAGCTCCTTTTATTTTATATCAAAACTATTTCATTCTGTACTTCACCGGTTACGATTGCTTCGCCGTTATGCTTTATGAACATATTAAGTTCGCTTCGAACCGCCATTTCGCCTTCTAAATAAATGCCCGGTTCAATCGAGAAACAAGATCCCGGCATCAACTGACGCTCGTCTTTTGTTTCAAGATTGTCGATATTTGCACCGTTGCCGTGAACCTCAACACCGATTGAATGACCGGTTCGATGAACGAAATATTTTCCGTAACCGGCTTTCTTCACAACGTTACGGCATACATCATCCACTTCCCAGCCGAAGCACGGTTTCTTTTTTGCAAATTTTTCCTGAATAAACTTCACGGCAGCATTACGTGCGTTCTTTGCTGCATCAAATATATCAACATACTTTGGCGGCGGATTAACTCCAATATATCCGACCCAAGTTATATCATAATAAATTCCATTAGGAACATCTTTCTTTGCCCATAAATCAATTAATACAGTGTCTCCTGTTTTGAATTTTCGTGAGTTTTGCGGTGTCGGTTCAAAGTGGGGATCAGCAGGATGATCGTTCGTCCCAACGATAGGGGCGCTATGTGTAACTAAACCATCTTTCTTAAAACGATTCATAATAAACTGCTGAACATCATATTCGGTTAAATTCAATTTTTCTTTTACCGATTTTCCAATTAGCTCGAAAGCCTCCTTGCGTATTCTATCTATTAGTTTTGATGCTTGTAAATGAAGACGATAACTTTTCTCGTCTATGAACGCCTCGAACTCAGTTACCAAATCTGCCGACGAAACTACCTGATGCCCGAAGCTTTTTACGAGTTCGATTGTTCCCGCATCAACTATCGAGATGTATGGGATATTATTTTTCGGAGAATACTGCATTGCAATTTTCTTTTTCGGACCTAACATTTTTTTAAGAAGTTCGTGCTGTTGTTTCCAGGGTAAGTAAACAACTTTTTTGCCGGGGAGGGAATCGAGTTTAAATTTTTCCACGCTGTGTGCTAACTTGCGGGGTTCACCTTTTGCGGGTATAAAATAAAACCAGCGTCGTGTTGCCATTTTTGTGCTATCGAGTCCTAATATGCGGTAAGCCAACATGTCTCGATTATGAAAATCGTAGAAAAGCCATCCATCAATTCCACGCCGACGCAGAGCTGTTTGTATCTTCTTCCAGTCCATTATAAAACTCCTAAAATGTTATATGAATAATTACCACCCAAATTACATAAAGTTTTTGTTTGTTTCAAGTTCCACCGATTTGGTCGGCGTGGTTTGTTTTGAATAAACAAAAAGAGCCGACCCATCCGTCCCCAAAGCATTCGGGACAGATTGAACCGGCTCTTTATAACTTTCGATTTCTCTCCTTGCGTTAGCTCAGAAGTAATTGCTTCAATCGAAATTTTCTCATTGAAGCATTGACCCATTTTTCCATTGATTCATTTACACATTGAGTCTTTGATTGGATGATTTTTACCGCATCAGCAACATTTTCTTTACAGATGTGAACGAACCTGCGGCGAGTTTATAGAAAAATACTCCGCTTGTAATATTTGCACCATCCCAAGTTACATCATAATAGCCTGCATCCTTGTATTCATTTACCAGTATAGCCACTTCACGCCCGAGCACATCATAAACTTTGAGCATTACAAAACCAGCTTCCGGAATTGAAAATTTTATTTTAGTCGTCGGGTTGAACGGGTTTGGGTGATTTTGTTCTAATACATATTCCGCCGGAATGTTAGTATAACTATTTTCTAACTCACCTTCACCCGCTTTATAAAATTCACAAGGTCTTGGTATTGCAGCTTGTGCCTCAACAGAAAGCTCGCCATTTTCTAAACCATCTATGCTAACATTTCCTGAACCCAATAAAGATATTTTTTCTTTCTTGCCGGTAATAAGCCAATAAGTTGTTTTGTTATCCTCTTTTACAATCCAACTGAATGAAATCGGATATTGTGCATCCTTTATTTTAATCGGTTTTATTTTCTTCGACTGATCAGGCACTAAAATTTCTATGAATTTACCAGACTTAAAGCGAGCATCAAATATTCCTTTTGGAGGTGATGGCGGCATATCAAAATCATTCAAGCCAAGAGCTAACTTTCTACCTCCGTTGTGAGCATACATTGATTGCTTATTTCCTTTATTATCAGTAATTGAAAATTGATCCATCGCTGATAATTCATTTATTGGTGCACAAGGGTCTATATATGGTGCGCTGCGTATTGTAAAGTTCCACCTGTTCGACCATATACCAGTCGCAACATTATTCTTTGGCTTAACACGCCAGTAATAAGTGGTGCTGTATGATAGCGGTCCTATCTGTTTTGATGTCGTTGTTATAGTCGTATCGTTAAAAACGAATGTGGTAAAACACGGATCTGAAGAAACTTGTAAATTATATGACGTTGCGCCGCTTGATGCATTCCAGCTTAATGTAAAAGTTGTAGATAAACCCGTTGTTCCGTTAGCAGGAGACGATAATATTACTTGAGGCGGTGCACCTGGCGGGTTAGCTGACGGTTCTTCTGAACACTGTGGAGGAGAGCATGACGCCGTTGAATTTACGTCTAAAATTATTTTACCATTATTATATCCAAAAAAACGAGAAGATATTATATTGGCTGGTTTAGAATAAATTTTTGAAGTTTGTAAATCTTGAGATATTGATCCTATAATGTTCCAGCCATTGCCGACATTGACAACAGGAATATTAACTGAATCTAACGGAAAGCCGGCATAATCTTTTGTCTGCGAAGATGGGAAACTTACCCAATAACCTATTCTGTTTTCAAGAGTATTTTTTTCCACATATCCGACACCGGGTATATAAGCGGATGCCGCGGAACTTGCACCTGACCACACAGCAGTCTTTGAAAAATCATGAACAATGTTTGGCACACTCAACATATTCCAACCCGATGCAATTGATGATGAGACAGTTACATCGT of the Bacteroidota bacterium genome contains:
- a CDS encoding patatin-like phospholipase family protein, producing MNIKYSAIATDLLSGEEINFTKGSLRSAIRASSAIPGLFPPVKYQSYFLVDGSASESVPVGKVREIGADRVLAVNVTRNLKVVELPENIFNILYRTEDITSFHLSVLRLREADLIIRPQVEEHSWTDFDKAKEIITEGEIVTKKNINRIKKLVSRNSYLLEIEHYIKKLKGDA
- a CDS encoding MFS transporter, whose product is MDIAKQIDFLKTGFQKQFWVANIMELFERLAYYGQAAVLSIFLRDHLHFDEFQAGKLSSIFGGLIYFLPIFAGALADKFGFRKSFTFAFFVLAIGYFLIGATGIPPFSDLIAKEHLFWTLSAILIFTAIGGSFIKPAVLGTVSKTTTSESKSLGYAIYYMLVNVGGALGPLIAYLVRDSIGISYVYLVSAISCALMFVSTLIFFKEPGGAEDAPGGLLKEKISNLIYVLKNFRFITFLLIFSLYWIMFWQIFIIIPYFIRDFISKDVPFELVESTGAWSIIFLQVLVNRLTFKLSPITAISTGFALSALTWIIIYMNPTLWVIVPALVIFAIGEMMQAPRYYEYIANLAPKGQIGLFQGYAFLPIAMGWVFGGTFGGYIYKVFAKEAGTPDMIWLILAGVGTLAAILMWIYNKFVAHEKTASATAKN
- a CDS encoding M24 family metallopeptidase gives rise to the protein MDWKKIQTALRRRGIDGWLFYDFHNRDMLAYRILGLDSTKMATRRWFYFIPAKGEPRKLAHSVEKFKLDSLPGKKVVYLPWKQQHELLKKMLGPKKKIAMQYSPKNNIPYISIVDAGTIELVKSFGHQVVSSADLVTEFEAFIDEKSYRLHLQASKLIDRIRKEAFELIGKSVKEKLNLTEYDVQQFIMNRFKKDGLVTHSAPIVGTNDHPADPHFEPTPQNSRKFKTGDTVLIDLWAKKDVPNGIYYDITWVGYIGVNPPPKYVDIFDAAKNARNAAVKFIQEKFAKKKPCFGWEVDDVCRNVVKKAGYGKYFVHRTGHSIGVEVHGNGANIDNLETKDERQLMPGSCFSIEPGIYLEGEMAVRSELNMFIKHNGEAIVTGEVQNEIVLI
- a CDS encoding T9SS type A sorting domain-containing protein — encoded protein: MNSPVDSRSWIQLNVIFDYPSLSFCNYDGKVNIVFSDMTDGNSMWVDNSTGSVPRIIQKNSYYPSTILNDISSPTYIYSSGTSAPYQITLKKHDVTVSSSIASGWNMLSVPNIVHDFSKTAVWSGASSAASAYIPGVGYVEKNTLENRIGYWVSFPSSQTKDYAGFPLDSVNIPVVNVGNGWNIIGSISQDLQTSKIYSKPANIISSRFFGYNNGKIILDVNSTASCSPPQCSEEPSANPPGAPPQVILSSPANGTTGLSTTFTLSWNASSGATSYNLQVSSDPCFTTFVFNDTTITTTSKQIGPLSYSTTYYWRVKPKNNVATGIWSNRWNFTIRSAPYIDPCAPINELSAMDQFSITDNKGNKQSMYAHNGGRKLALGLNDFDMPPSPPKGIFDARFKSGKFIEILVPDQSKKIKPIKIKDAQYPISFSWIVKEDNKTTYWLITGKKEKISLLGSGNVSIDGLENGELSVEAQAAIPRPCEFYKAGEGELENSYTNIPAEYVLEQNHPNPFNPTTKIKFSIPEAGFVMLKVYDVLGREVAILVNEYKDAGYYDVTWDGANITSGVFFYKLAAGSFTSVKKMLLMR